A single window of Syntrophotalea acetylenica DNA harbors:
- the thiD gene encoding bifunctional hydroxymethylpyrimidine kinase/phosphomethylpyrimidine kinase: MKDRPLQGLYLITDDSRGERLQARVAAALQGGTRIVQYRGKQVPVSDQRHEARALAGLCRQAGALFIVNDDPHLALDCGADGVHLGQQDMTVAEARAVLGPGKIIGTSNRTVAQALASRQAGADYIAVGSIYPTGTKQDAVHIGLDTLRAVRRAVDLPLVAIGGIDRDHTGEVIDAGADAVALISAVMADPSPALAAREIALQFNRRATPPRGRVLTVAGSDSGGGAGIQADLKTITLLGGYGMTVITALTAQNTRGVRGIHPVPAAFVADQLTAVLEDLHPEVVKTGMLFDAAIVELVARELWTRGLLAVVDPVMVAKGGALLLRDDAVQSCRELLLPRTYLLTPNLPEAAELAGFPVETEADMEKAARRLQELGARNILIKGGHLDGEAVDLLLDGSTLHRLPAARLDNRNTHGTGCTSSAAIATLLAAGQPLPQAVKLAKEFITEAIRTAADLGTGHGPVNHFAAARYLLNKIEGS; this comes from the coding sequence ATGAAAGACCGACCGTTGCAGGGATTGTACCTGATCACCGACGATTCCCGGGGAGAACGACTGCAGGCCAGGGTCGCGGCCGCCCTCCAGGGAGGAACCCGCATCGTCCAGTACCGGGGCAAACAGGTTCCCGTTTCCGACCAGCGGCATGAAGCGCGGGCCCTCGCCGGGCTGTGCCGTCAGGCCGGCGCCCTGTTCATCGTCAACGATGATCCACATCTGGCGCTGGACTGCGGGGCCGACGGTGTGCATCTGGGTCAGCAGGACATGACCGTTGCCGAAGCCCGCGCCGTGCTTGGTCCGGGAAAAATCATCGGCACCTCCAACCGTACCGTCGCCCAGGCCCTCGCCTCCCGACAGGCTGGCGCCGACTACATCGCCGTCGGCAGCATCTATCCCACCGGCACCAAACAGGACGCCGTGCATATCGGCCTCGACACCTTGCGCGCCGTGCGCCGCGCCGTCGACCTGCCGCTGGTCGCCATCGGTGGCATCGATCGCGACCATACCGGAGAAGTCATCGATGCCGGAGCCGATGCCGTCGCCCTGATCTCGGCGGTCATGGCCGACCCGTCGCCGGCGCTGGCCGCACGGGAAATCGCCCTGCAGTTCAACCGCCGCGCCACCCCGCCCCGCGGTCGCGTTTTGACCGTAGCCGGGTCTGACAGCGGCGGCGGCGCCGGCATTCAGGCCGATCTCAAAACCATTACCCTGCTGGGCGGCTACGGCATGACGGTCATCACCGCCCTGACGGCACAGAATACCCGCGGCGTGCGCGGCATCCATCCCGTTCCGGCGGCATTTGTCGCCGACCAGCTAACGGCGGTGCTCGAAGACCTGCACCCGGAAGTGGTCAAAACCGGCATGCTGTTCGATGCCGCCATCGTTGAGCTGGTCGCCCGGGAACTTTGGACACGTGGCCTGTTGGCGGTGGTCGATCCGGTCATGGTCGCCAAAGGCGGCGCCCTGCTGCTGCGCGACGATGCCGTTCAATCCTGCCGCGAGCTGCTGCTGCCGCGCACCTACCTGCTCACCCCCAACCTGCCGGAAGCGGCGGAACTCGCCGGATTTCCGGTGGAAACCGAAGCGGACATGGAGAAAGCCGCACGCCGCCTGCAGGAGCTTGGCGCACGCAACATTCTGATCAAGGGCGGACACCTCGACGGCGAAGCAGTCGATCTGCTGCTCGACGGCAGCACCCTGCACCGGCTGCCGGCCGCACGCCTCGACAACCGCAACACCCATGGCACCGGTTGCACCAGTTCCGCCGCCATCGCCACCCTGCTCGCCGCCGGCCAGCCGCTGCCGCAGGCGGTGAAACTGGCCAAGGAGTTCATCACCGAGGCGATCCGCACCGCTGCCGACCTCGGCACCGGCCACGGACCGGTCAACCATTTCGCCGCGGCCCGATACCTGTTGAACAAAATCGAAGGATCTTGA
- the alr gene encoding alanine racemase gives MSDPWGHRPTRVEIDLEALKHNFRQAQTLAGPEQGILAVVKADAYGHGAAHVATALQDVGARMFGVAIVEEGVSLREAGVVCPILVLGGLYPGQEQELLRFGLVPTLFDMDTARRLDACARTAGVVLPYHMKLDTGMSRVGFRAADLAWVLEELRTLPGLRMDGLFSHLALADEPKDPVNRRQHDVFRDCLARVRQSGFAPRYVHLSNSAALLTGEAPECNLARPGILLYGGLPSEAFAGRFDLRPVMSFRTRVAQVRSVPEGTGVSYGHRFVAGRPTVLAIIPVGYADGYSRHLSNVGEVLVRGRRARVAGTVCMDWTMIDVTDIPGVAVGDEVTLLGCDNGQCITADEWARRIGTISYEVFCQFSKRVPRVTRDD, from the coding sequence ATGAGTGATCCCTGGGGACACCGGCCCACCCGCGTTGAAATCGATCTTGAGGCTCTGAAACACAATTTCCGCCAGGCGCAGACCCTGGCCGGCCCCGAACAGGGGATTCTGGCGGTGGTCAAAGCCGATGCCTACGGACACGGCGCCGCCCACGTCGCGACCGCGCTTCAGGATGTCGGCGCGCGGATGTTCGGGGTGGCTATCGTCGAGGAAGGCGTTTCGCTGCGCGAGGCGGGAGTGGTGTGTCCGATTCTGGTGCTCGGCGGGCTGTATCCCGGCCAGGAACAGGAACTTCTGCGGTTCGGCCTGGTGCCTACGCTGTTCGACATGGATACGGCCCGGCGCCTGGATGCCTGCGCCCGGACCGCCGGGGTAGTGCTGCCGTATCACATGAAGCTCGATACCGGCATGAGCCGGGTCGGTTTCCGGGCTGCGGATCTGGCATGGGTTCTGGAAGAGCTCAGGACGCTTCCGGGGTTGCGCATGGACGGTCTGTTTTCCCATCTGGCTCTGGCCGACGAGCCGAAGGATCCTGTCAATCGGCGGCAGCACGATGTTTTTCGCGACTGTCTGGCCCGGGTGCGCCAGTCCGGATTTGCACCCCGCTATGTGCACCTGAGCAACAGCGCGGCGCTGTTGACCGGCGAAGCTCCGGAATGCAATCTGGCGCGTCCCGGCATTCTGCTCTACGGGGGGCTGCCCAGTGAGGCATTTGCCGGACGATTCGACCTGCGGCCGGTGATGAGTTTCCGCACCCGGGTGGCGCAGGTGCGCAGCGTCCCCGAAGGCACCGGAGTGTCTTACGGACATCGCTTCGTTGCCGGCCGGCCTACCGTATTGGCGATCATTCCGGTGGGGTATGCCGACGGCTACAGCCGACACTTGTCCAACGTTGGGGAGGTGCTGGTGCGCGGCCGGCGGGCGCGGGTCGCCGGAACGGTATGCATGGACTGGACAATGATCGATGTGACCGACATTCCCGGGGTCGCGGTCGGCGACGAGGTCACCCTGCTCGGCTGCGACAACGGTCAGTGCATCACCGCCGACGAATGGGCGCGACGCATCGGCACCATCAGTTATGAGGTATTCTGCCAGTTCAGTAAAAGGGTGCCGCGCGTAACGCGCGATGACTGA
- a CDS encoding ASKHA domain-containing protein: MPQGGCLLALDLGTTTLAGRLLDSDGHVLAQERLLNPQSVLGADIMRRLENAMTGEDLRLQLLLLDGLREIVDSMLRQAGLARRDIRGAAAAGNPGMVYLLRRLPVTSILYPPHRPPWRDAVFLSPDQIDLQLPVPLYIFPLISGYVGGDLVAFLFGQGKVGEASFFLDAGTNGEMALFSGDRWRVTSVAAGPAFEGGGISCGMVAKAGAIHDVVIEDDRLGLLVLGGGPPRGLCGSGLVAALAAALDGGLIDARGSIVDPLEVPTNLSGYIVETASGRALRLYRDAAVDLLLTQQDVRQFQLGKAAVRAGTECLLRRAGLEAADVAQAVLTGAFGFSLSRRVLKRVAMLPENMVEKVRFAEVGVLAGVGRLLCDAQGPDKVQRLAATLQPLPLSGSPAFEKAFIHAMNF, translated from the coding sequence ATGCCCCAGGGAGGCTGCCTGCTGGCGCTGGACCTCGGCACGACCACTCTGGCCGGCCGCCTGCTCGATAGCGACGGCCATGTGCTGGCGCAGGAGCGTCTGCTCAATCCCCAGTCGGTACTTGGCGCCGATATCATGCGCCGGCTTGAAAACGCCATGACCGGCGAGGATCTGCGTTTGCAGCTGTTGCTGCTGGATGGCTTGCGCGAGATCGTCGACAGCATGCTGCGACAGGCGGGGCTGGCCCGCCGCGATATCCGCGGCGCCGCCGCCGCCGGCAACCCCGGTATGGTCTATCTGCTGCGGCGCCTGCCGGTAACGTCGATCCTCTATCCGCCCCATCGGCCACCCTGGCGCGATGCAGTCTTCCTTTCCCCCGACCAGATCGATTTGCAGTTGCCGGTTCCCCTTTATATCTTTCCCCTGATCAGCGGCTACGTTGGCGGCGACCTGGTGGCTTTTCTGTTTGGCCAGGGCAAGGTGGGCGAGGCCAGTTTCTTTCTCGATGCAGGCACCAACGGTGAGATGGCCCTTTTCAGCGGTGACCGCTGGCGGGTTACCTCGGTGGCTGCCGGTCCGGCTTTCGAGGGCGGCGGTATCTCCTGCGGCATGGTTGCCAAAGCGGGCGCGATCCACGACGTTGTCATCGAGGATGATCGCCTGGGTCTTTTGGTTCTGGGAGGCGGGCCGCCTCGCGGTCTCTGCGGCAGCGGCCTGGTCGCTGCGCTGGCCGCCGCCCTGGACGGCGGATTGATCGATGCGCGCGGCAGCATCGTGGATCCCCTGGAGGTTCCGACCAATCTGTCTGGCTACATTGTTGAGACCGCCAGCGGACGGGCCCTGCGCCTGTACCGGGATGCCGCGGTGGATTTGTTGCTGACGCAACAGGACGTACGTCAGTTCCAGTTGGGCAAAGCCGCGGTGCGGGCCGGCACCGAGTGTTTGCTGCGGCGCGCCGGACTGGAAGCCGCCGATGTGGCACAGGCTGTTCTGACCGGTGCCTTCGGGTTTTCCCTGTCCCGACGGGTTTTGAAAAGGGTTGCCATGCTCCCGGAAAACATGGTAGAAAAGGTGCGTTTTGCCGAGGTCGGCGTCCTTGCCGGAGTCGGGCGCCTGCTGTGTGATGCGCAGGGCCCGGACAAGGTGCAGCGATTGGCCGCGACCCTTCAGCCATTACCCCTGTCGGGCTCTCCGGCCTTTGAAAAGGCTTTTATCCACGCCATGAATTTCTAG
- the purH gene encoding bifunctional phosphoribosylaminoimidazolecarboxamide formyltransferase/IMP cyclohydrolase — MAVIKRALISVSDKTGIVGFARELADFGVEILSTGGTANLLRQEGIAVKDVSEYTGFPEMLDGRVKTLHPKVHGGLLGMRDNPAHVAKMKEHGIEPIDMVVVNLYPFEATVAKPDCSLEDAIENIDIGGPTMLRSAAKNNRDVTVVVNHADYAQVLAEMKGSGGAVSRTTNFRLAVKVYQHTAAYDGAISNWLGQRMGDELAEFSDTLTVQFKKAQDMRYGENPHQKAAFYVERNLREASISTARQLQGKELSYNNIADTDAALECVKQFVEGPACVIVKHANPCGVALGANLLEAYNRAFSTDPESAFGGIIAFNRELDGTTAKAIVDRQFVEVIIAPAVSAEAVEVVATKKNVRLLECGYWPQEPIARHDYKRVNGGLLVQDADLLLSGDIRTVTKRTPNEAEMRDLLFTWRVAKFVKSNAIVYGKDGMTIGVGAGQMSRVNSARIAAIKADLAGLEVPGSVMASDAFFPFRDGLDNAAKAGIRAVIQPGGSIRDEEVIAAADEHGIAMVFTGMRHFRH, encoded by the coding sequence ATGGCCGTCATCAAGCGCGCGCTGATCAGTGTTTCGGATAAAACCGGTATCGTCGGATTTGCCAGGGAACTGGCGGATTTCGGGGTCGAGATCCTTTCGACGGGCGGCACGGCCAACCTGCTGCGGCAGGAAGGTATTGCGGTCAAGGATGTTTCGGAATACACCGGTTTTCCCGAGATGCTCGATGGCCGGGTGAAGACCCTGCACCCCAAGGTGCACGGCGGCCTGCTCGGCATGCGCGACAACCCCGCGCACGTGGCCAAGATGAAGGAGCACGGCATCGAACCGATCGACATGGTGGTGGTGAATCTCTACCCCTTCGAAGCGACGGTCGCCAAGCCCGATTGCAGCCTTGAAGACGCCATAGAAAACATCGATATCGGCGGCCCGACGATGCTGCGCAGCGCGGCCAAAAACAACCGCGATGTCACGGTAGTGGTCAATCACGCCGATTACGCCCAGGTGCTCGCGGAGATGAAGGGCAGCGGTGGCGCCGTGTCGCGTACCACCAATTTCAGGCTCGCGGTCAAGGTCTATCAGCACACTGCCGCCTACGACGGTGCCATTTCCAACTGGCTGGGGCAGCGCATGGGGGATGAACTTGCGGAGTTTTCCGACACTCTGACCGTGCAGTTCAAAAAAGCCCAGGATATGCGCTACGGGGAGAACCCCCATCAGAAGGCCGCCTTCTATGTCGAGCGCAACCTGCGGGAAGCCAGTATTTCCACCGCCCGCCAGCTGCAGGGCAAAGAGCTGTCCTACAACAACATCGCCGATACCGACGCCGCGCTGGAGTGCGTCAAGCAGTTTGTCGAGGGGCCGGCCTGCGTCATCGTCAAGCATGCCAATCCGTGCGGGGTGGCGCTGGGCGCAAATCTTCTGGAGGCCTACAACCGCGCCTTCTCCACCGATCCGGAGTCGGCTTTCGGCGGCATCATCGCTTTCAACCGCGAACTGGACGGCACCACCGCGAAAGCGATCGTCGATCGCCAGTTCGTCGAAGTGATCATTGCTCCGGCCGTGTCGGCCGAAGCCGTCGAGGTTGTCGCCACCAAGAAAAACGTGCGTCTTCTCGAATGCGGTTACTGGCCGCAGGAGCCCATCGCCCGCCACGATTACAAACGGGTCAACGGCGGCCTGCTGGTGCAGGATGCGGATCTGCTGCTGAGCGGCGACATCAGGACCGTGACCAAGCGGACCCCCAACGAGGCGGAAATGCGGGATCTGCTGTTCACCTGGCGGGTGGCCAAGTTCGTCAAGTCCAACGCCATCGTCTACGGCAAGGACGGCATGACCATCGGCGTCGGTGCCGGGCAGATGAGCCGCGTCAATTCCGCGCGCATCGCCGCCATCAAGGCCGACCTGGCCGGACTGGAAGTGCCGGGTTCGGTGATGGCGTCGGACGCTTTCTTTCCCTTCCGCGACGGTCTGGACAATGCCGCCAAGGCCGGCATCCGGGCGGTTATCCAGCCCGGCGGCTCGATCCGCGACGAGGAAGTGATCGCCGCCGCCGACGAACACGGCATTGCCATGGTTTTCACCGGCATGCGGCATTTCCGGCACTAG
- the purD gene encoding phosphoribosylamine--glycine ligase, which yields MKVLVIGSGGREHAMVWKIAQSPLVEGVFCAPGNAGISGQATCVPLKVDDIDGLLDFALKEQIGLTVVGPELPLTLGVVDRFREAGLTIFGATRAAALIEGSKSFSKDLMAKYGVPTAAYGTFTDRDQAVAFIERQGAPIVVKADGLAAGKGVILAATVAEAIAAVESILCEGAFGSAGARVVVEEFLYGEEASFLAFTDGERIVPLASSQDHKAAYDGDTGPNTGGMGAYSPAPVVTPEIHDKIIAQVLKPTIAGMAAEGRPYSSILYAGLMIRDGELKVLEFNARFGDPETQPLLARLKSDIVPVLMACARGDLSGIELEWHDKAAVCVVMAAGGYPGEYARGQAIEGLEAAAAIDNLVVFHAGTTLRDGRVVTNGGRVLGVTGLGTTVAEAIDRAYLGVRAIDWKGVHYRNDIGRKALNR from the coding sequence ATGAAGGTTCTGGTTATCGGCAGTGGTGGTCGTGAGCACGCCATGGTCTGGAAGATCGCCCAGTCGCCTCTGGTCGAGGGGGTTTTCTGCGCGCCGGGTAACGCCGGCATCTCCGGGCAGGCGACCTGCGTTCCGCTCAAGGTCGACGACATCGACGGGTTGCTCGATTTTGCCCTCAAGGAGCAGATCGGGCTGACCGTGGTTGGGCCCGAGCTGCCTCTGACCCTGGGCGTGGTGGATCGTTTTCGCGAGGCGGGGCTGACAATTTTCGGAGCCACCCGGGCCGCTGCGCTGATCGAGGGGAGCAAAAGCTTTTCCAAGGATCTGATGGCCAAATACGGTGTGCCGACCGCCGCTTACGGTACTTTTACCGACCGCGACCAGGCGGTGGCTTTCATCGAGCGCCAGGGCGCGCCGATCGTGGTCAAAGCCGATGGCCTGGCCGCCGGCAAAGGCGTGATTCTGGCCGCTACGGTGGCGGAGGCGATCGCCGCGGTGGAATCGATCCTGTGCGAAGGGGCTTTCGGCAGTGCCGGCGCGCGGGTGGTCGTCGAAGAATTTCTGTACGGGGAGGAGGCTTCCTTTCTGGCTTTTACCGACGGCGAGCGGATCGTCCCGCTGGCCTCGTCGCAGGACCACAAGGCGGCTTACGATGGCGATACCGGCCCCAACACCGGAGGCATGGGCGCCTATTCTCCCGCGCCGGTGGTTACCCCGGAGATCCATGACAAGATCATCGCGCAGGTTCTCAAGCCGACCATCGCCGGCATGGCCGCCGAGGGCCGTCCCTACAGCAGCATTCTGTATGCCGGCCTGATGATCCGGGATGGCGAACTCAAGGTGCTGGAATTCAATGCCCGCTTTGGCGATCCGGAGACCCAGCCGCTGCTGGCGCGCCTCAAGTCCGATATCGTTCCGGTGCTGATGGCCTGTGCGCGCGGCGATCTGTCCGGCATTGAGCTCGAGTGGCATGACAAGGCCGCCGTGTGCGTGGTCATGGCTGCCGGCGGCTACCCTGGAGAGTATGCCAGGGGGCAGGCGATCGAAGGCCTCGAGGCTGCTGCCGCCATCGACAATCTGGTCGTGTTTCACGCCGGCACCACCCTGCGGGATGGCCGGGTCGTCACCAACGGTGGTCGCGTGCTTGGCGTGACCGGCCTCGGAACCACCGTTGCCGAGGCTATCGATCGGGCTTACCTTGGCGTCAGGGCCATCGACTGGAAAGGTGTGCACTACCGCAACGATATCGGCCGCAAGGCGCTGAATCGCTGA
- the purE gene encoding 5-(carboxyamino)imidazole ribonucleotide mutase, whose protein sequence is MKSKPLVGILMGSDSDYDIMVEAAHALKRFGIPFEMTVSSAHRSPQRTAEYARTARQRGLRVLIVGAGAAAHLAGVVAAESTLPVVGVPVDASALKGLDALLATVQMPAGIPVATMAIGKAGARNAGIFAAQIIAGDEPDMIEKLESFKRELADGVTAKAEALQERLVRDGF, encoded by the coding sequence ATGAAAAGCAAGCCGCTGGTCGGAATCCTCATGGGCAGCGACAGCGATTACGACATCATGGTCGAGGCGGCCCACGCCCTGAAGCGCTTTGGCATCCCTTTCGAGATGACGGTTTCGAGCGCACACCGCTCGCCGCAGCGCACCGCGGAATATGCCCGCACCGCCCGGCAACGCGGCCTGCGGGTGCTGATCGTCGGGGCCGGCGCCGCCGCGCACCTTGCCGGGGTGGTGGCTGCCGAGTCGACTCTGCCGGTGGTCGGTGTGCCGGTCGATGCCTCGGCCCTCAAGGGGCTCGACGCCCTGCTCGCCACGGTACAGATGCCGGCCGGCATTCCGGTGGCGACCATGGCCATCGGCAAGGCCGGCGCTCGCAATGCCGGCATCTTCGCCGCCCAGATCATTGCCGGCGACGAACCGGACATGATCGAAAAGCTGGAGAGTTTTAAACGTGAACTTGCAGACGGTGTGACGGCCAAAGCCGAGGCGCTGCAGGAGCGCCTGGTGCGCGACGGCTTCTGA
- a CDS encoding cytochrome c biogenesis protein ResB, which produces MNSEYFARMRASLTRGLRSLKLTLISLFLLAGSSVIGTILPQGLPLSEYERRLGPLGAHIIGILQLSDMYHAWWFLGLLGLFALNLAACSLHRLPGVWRQVLHPDPAPGERWLQGRPCHCRWRDARAPEALLPEFSNIFTQRFGKVRHGEVRGVVWLFAQKQGWSRFGAYITHGAILVILLGGMMGSLGGFRGYVTIAEGQIADRFYLDDGRQSRPLGFGVRCDRFAIERYENSDRPREYRSLLTILENGRAVPGLTQVPVRVNHPLRYRGLNFYQSGYGLDGYLLHLSVSPRAGGGRFEIEVPSGQKVGLPDGTSVTIAGYVTDFDGQGPAAGLELHYPDGGHGRAMAFQSEHLRAGDGDVPYDFRILSVAQRWYTGLQVNRDPGVMLVWVGCLLLVAGTLAAFYFSHQRWWLQLRQDQNGTLVVFSAQSHRHTESFARRFDALCRELQSGSSPERS; this is translated from the coding sequence ATGAACTCCGAATACTTTGCACGGATGCGGGCCTCCCTGACCCGCGGCCTGCGCTCCCTGAAGCTGACCCTCATTTCCCTGTTTCTGCTGGCGGGAAGTTCCGTGATCGGGACCATCCTGCCGCAGGGCCTGCCTCTGTCCGAATACGAACGGCGTCTGGGCCCTCTTGGCGCCCACATCATCGGTATTCTGCAACTCAGCGACATGTACCATGCCTGGTGGTTTCTGGGCCTGCTCGGGCTGTTCGCCCTGAATCTGGCGGCCTGCTCCCTGCATCGCCTGCCGGGCGTCTGGCGGCAGGTTCTGCATCCCGATCCCGCCCCCGGCGAACGCTGGCTGCAGGGCCGCCCCTGTCATTGCCGCTGGAGGGATGCACGTGCTCCCGAGGCGCTCCTTCCCGAGTTCAGTAATATTTTCACGCAACGCTTCGGAAAGGTCCGGCACGGCGAGGTGCGCGGCGTCGTCTGGCTGTTTGCCCAGAAGCAGGGCTGGTCGCGGTTTGGCGCCTACATCACCCATGGCGCGATTCTGGTCATCCTGCTGGGCGGCATGATGGGTAGCCTGGGGGGATTTCGTGGCTATGTGACCATCGCCGAAGGACAGATTGCGGACCGGTTTTATCTGGACGATGGCCGCCAGTCGCGGCCGCTGGGGTTTGGGGTGCGATGCGACCGTTTTGCCATCGAACGCTATGAAAATTCCGACCGGCCCCGGGAATATCGCAGCCTTCTGACCATCCTCGAAAATGGCCGCGCAGTCCCCGGCCTGACGCAGGTGCCGGTGCGTGTCAACCACCCGCTGCGCTATCGTGGCCTGAATTTCTACCAATCCGGTTACGGTCTGGACGGTTATTTGCTTCATTTGTCGGTGTCGCCGCGGGCCGGGGGCGGACGTTTCGAAATAGAAGTGCCCTCCGGGCAGAAAGTCGGCCTGCCCGACGGCACGTCCGTGACGATAGCAGGCTATGTCACCGATTTTGACGGGCAGGGACCTGCCGCCGGACTGGAATTGCATTATCCCGACGGCGGACATGGCCGCGCCATGGCCTTCCAGTCCGAGCACCTGCGCGCCGGAGATGGCGACGTGCCCTATGATTTTCGGATTCTGTCTGTCGCGCAACGCTGGTATACCGGCCTGCAGGTCAATCGGGATCCCGGGGTGATGCTTGTCTGGGTGGGCTGCCTGCTGCTGGTGGCCGGAACCCTGGCCGCCTTTTATTTCTCTCATCAGCGCTGGTGGCTGCAGCTGCGCCAGGACCAGAATGGCACTCTGGTGGTTTTCTCGGCCCAGTCCCATCGCCATACCGAATCCTTTGCCCGACGTTTTGACGCCCTTTGCCGGGAGCTGCAAAGCGGTTCCTCACCGGAGCGATCATGA
- the ccsB gene encoding c-type cytochrome biogenesis protein CcsB has product MTSFYLLSFATSAYFLGFWLLVAHAGTRREALGRAGLAATWSGFVVHAAGIGLRWYESYRLPGDVGHAPFANFYESVVFFGWTIVLAYLMADLRVRRRILGVFALPLALACMGWAQLSGREAIEPLMPALRSRWLTYHVISCFLAYGAFAMSFCVSLMYLIRARTQGGGRIGIWSGMLRLFPAIDVLDDMNYRCVAVGFPIWTVGIVTGAAWANYAWGRYWSWDPKETWSLIVWLVYAAFLHARLTRGWSGRATAWLAVGGFAATLFCYLGVNLFLPGLHSYGS; this is encoded by the coding sequence ATGACCAGTTTTTATCTGTTGAGCTTCGCCACCAGCGCTTATTTTCTGGGTTTCTGGCTGCTGGTTGCCCATGCCGGAACCCGCCGCGAAGCTCTGGGGCGCGCCGGCCTCGCGGCGACCTGGTCCGGATTTGTCGTGCATGCGGCGGGCATCGGGCTACGCTGGTATGAGTCCTATCGCTTGCCGGGAGATGTGGGGCATGCGCCGTTTGCCAATTTTTACGAGTCGGTGGTGTTTTTCGGCTGGACCATCGTGCTGGCGTATTTGATGGCCGACCTGCGCGTGCGCCGGCGCATTCTCGGTGTGTTTGCGCTTCCGCTGGCTCTGGCCTGCATGGGCTGGGCCCAGTTGTCGGGACGCGAAGCCATCGAACCGCTGATGCCGGCACTGCGCAGCCGCTGGCTGACCTACCATGTGATCAGCTGTTTTCTGGCCTACGGCGCCTTTGCCATGTCTTTCTGTGTATCGCTGATGTATCTGATCAGGGCCCGGACACAAGGCGGGGGCCGCATCGGCATCTGGTCGGGGATGCTGCGCCTGTTCCCTGCAATCGATGTCCTGGACGATATGAACTACCGGTGCGTGGCGGTCGGCTTTCCGATCTGGACCGTTGGCATCGTTACCGGGGCGGCCTGGGCCAACTATGCCTGGGGCCGCTACTGGAGCTGGGATCCGAAGGAGACCTGGAGCCTGATTGTATGGCTGGTCTATGCCGCCTTTCTGCATGCCCGGTTAACCCGCGGATGGAGCGGGCGAGCCACGGCCTGGCTGGCGGTCGGCGGCTTCGCCGCAACCTTGTTCTGCTACCTTGGCGTCAATCTGTTTCTGCCCGGATTGCATTCCTATGGCAGCTGA
- a CDS encoding tRNA1(Val) (adenine(37)-N6)-methyltransferase, with amino-acid sequence MAADPLLRPGETLDDLRLGGLRIIQKKDGYRFSLDPVLLCAFAHIRPAASVCDLGSGSGVIPLILARTSPAAQIVGLEIQQQLAERAARSVLLNRLQDRVEVLHQDVRQVQARMRAGSFDVVLANPPYRRPCSGRIAPRDERARARHELDGALADFLAAGAYLLGSGGRFFLVHLAERLVDLLGEMRCVGLEPKRLRCVHSRAGEAARLVLVEGRRDGAAGLAVLPPLFIYEGSGYSAEVMAMYGEG; translated from the coding sequence ATGGCAGCTGATCCGTTGTTGCGGCCCGGTGAAACGCTGGATGATCTGCGGCTGGGCGGCCTGCGCATCATCCAGAAGAAAGACGGCTACCGGTTCTCCCTTGATCCGGTGCTGTTGTGCGCCTTTGCGCATATCCGGCCGGCGGCATCGGTTTGCGACCTCGGCAGCGGCAGCGGCGTGATTCCCCTGATACTGGCGCGCACCAGCCCGGCGGCACAGATCGTCGGACTGGAAATTCAGCAGCAACTGGCAGAGCGCGCGGCACGCAGTGTACTGTTAAATCGGCTGCAGGACCGTGTCGAAGTACTGCACCAGGACGTGCGCCAGGTGCAGGCGCGGATGCGTGCCGGATCCTTCGACGTGGTGCTGGCCAACCCCCCCTACCGACGGCCTTGCAGCGGGCGGATCGCGCCTCGGGACGAGCGGGCGCGGGCGCGCCACGAGCTGGATGGCGCACTGGCGGATTTTCTGGCCGCGGGGGCCTACCTGCTTGGAAGCGGCGGCCGGTTTTTTTTGGTGCATCTGGCCGAACGCCTGGTCGACCTGCTGGGGGAAATGCGTTGTGTGGGACTGGAACCCAAGCGTTTGCGCTGTGTGCACTCCCGCGCCGGTGAAGCGGCGCGTCTGGTGCTGGTGGAGGGGCGGCGCGATGGCGCGGCGGGGCTGGCGGTGCTGCCCCCGCTGTTCATTTACGAGGGATCCGGGTATTCGGCGGAAGTGATGGCCATGTATGGTGAAGGATGA
- a CDS encoding DciA family protein has protein sequence MSSSRNRIDGIQRVLQQWLAGRGMDEKFGRYRVWQLWEEAVGPQIAARARPIRLRGTTLEVRVDHPIWMQQLQLLKPRILSRLNAQLGDHRIDDLYLRHGRPNEVAADVQPDPLPPQWQDQPLTEEERRQIEHKVATVADPELRRHLRHLMEMQCRLDKARGERQDKPSR, from the coding sequence ATGAGTTCTTCCCGAAACCGCATCGACGGTATCCAGCGCGTCCTGCAGCAATGGCTTGCAGGCCGCGGCATGGACGAAAAATTCGGCCGTTACCGCGTCTGGCAATTATGGGAAGAGGCTGTCGGACCACAGATTGCGGCCCGCGCCCGGCCGATACGCCTGCGCGGCACGACCCTCGAGGTGCGCGTCGACCACCCGATCTGGATGCAGCAGTTGCAGCTGCTGAAACCACGTATCCTGTCCCGACTCAATGCACAACTGGGCGACCACCGGATCGATGATCTGTACCTGCGGCACGGACGGCCCAATGAAGTCGCGGCCGACGTGCAGCCCGATCCCCTGCCGCCCCAGTGGCAGGATCAGCCGCTGACCGAAGAGGAACGCCGGCAGATCGAACATAAGGTAGCCACTGTCGCCGACCCCGAACTGCGCCGGCACCTGCGGCACCTGATGGAGATGCAGTGCCGTCTTGACAAGGCTCGTGGCGAGCGGCAGGACAAACCTTCCAGATAG